In the genome of Coffea eugenioides isolate CCC68of unplaced genomic scaffold, Ceug_1.0 ScVebR1_1418;HRSCAF=2265, whole genome shotgun sequence, one region contains:
- the LOC113755315 gene encoding uncharacterized protein LOC113755315 → MARTKKGAVKSPPPNKRGEASTSRQPRLKRKASRRLQLEDEPSSGEDTQQQEEQDAQGDQEEEVPYDKSRFTSAENEAWYNARRGAKVLVEKDVTSDAEEVYHLKASFAKLGWENFFNIPNFYYEELVREFYANVEDKKVFHYDTEVITSTVRGRKVRVHRADLERYLHVSDVGRKVDLKKAFKPNDLDSWNMLEALVRLGVEYKATRTTGRYSVLTSSFPESQRLLIYLFAANIIPRASGTNEARTSDIYFLDKMKHGLGNIQGIPLGSIITNHMWAVVRSNDIKHAFPYPRFLTFEFQRVGVDFSNAFPTGLKKKDVFTLDFCRFILKSKDGGGPSTQGGAQGDIRQEEEVEIERIEGAQGVETTTPPVSNEPSSSRPPTSPQDTRSFFKKIMDKLLCVEAEVKKSRQENKRNSERLRRIETKLGIEAPPTPPSSPDQATT, encoded by the coding sequence ATGGCTCGCACTAAGAAAGGTGCAGTGAAATCTCCTCCTCCTAACAAGAGAGGAGAAGCTTCGACGTCTAGACAACCGCgcttgaaaagaaaagcaagtagACGTCTACAGCTTGAGGACGAGCCATCATCTGGAGAGGATACTCAacaacaagaggaacaagaTGCACAAGGGGACCAAGAGGAGGAAGTCCCTTATGATAAGTCGCGCTTCACCTCCGCCGAAAATGAAGCTTGGTACAATGCTAGGAGGGGAGCTAAGGTATTGGTGGAAAAGGATGTCACCTCGGATGCCGAGGAGGTCTACCATCTCAAGGCCTCCTTTGCCAAATTGGGATGGGAAAATTTCTTTAACATCCCAAACTTCTATTATGAGGAGCTTGTCCGAGAATTCTATGCAAATGTGGAGGACAAGAAGGTTTTTCACTACGACACGGAGGTGATTACTAGTACAGTGCGAGGGAGAAAAGTTCGAGTCCATAGAGCTGATTTGGAGCGCTATCTTCATGTTTCGGATGTGGGGCGCAAGGTAGATTTGAAGAAAGCCTTCAAACCCAATGATTTGGACTCTTGGAACATGCTAGAGGCACTTGTACGTTTGGGGGTTGAGTACAAGGCTACTCGAACGACGGGGCGATATTCGGTATTGACTTCATCATTTCCGGAGTCGCAACGTCTCCTTATTTACCTATTTGCCGCCAATATCATTCCGAGGGCAAGTGGAACCAATGAGGCGCGCACAAGTGACATCTATTTCTTGGATAAAATGAAGCATGGCTTAGGAAACATCCAAGGCATTCCATTGGGAAGCATTATCACCAACCACATGTGGGCTGTGGTTCGCAGTAACGACATCAAACATGCTTTCCCGTATCCTCGGTTCTTGACCTTCGAGTTTCAAAGGGTTGGAGTGGATTTTTCTAACGCTTTCCCTACAGGTCTCAAGAAGAAGGACGTCTTTACATTGGATTTTTGCAGGTTCATTTTGAAGAGTAAAGACGGCGGTGGTCCTTCAACTCAAGGAGGTGCTCAAGGGGACATTAGGCAAGAGGAGGAAGTTGAAATTGAACGAATTGAAGGGGCTCAAGGGGTTGAGACAACTACCCCGCCGGTCTCAAATGAACCGTCTTCCTCACGGCCTCCAACCTCACCTCAAGACACTCGGTCGTTTTTCAAGAAGATAATGGACAAGCTGCTTTGTGTCGAGGCTGAGGTAAAGAAAAGCCGCCAAGAGAATAAGCGGAATTCCGAGCGTCTTCGTCGCATCGAGACCAAGCTGGGTATTGAAGCTCCTCCGACTCCACCATCGTCACCTGACCAAGCGACTACTTGA